A region from the Chelonoidis abingdonii isolate Lonesome George chromosome 10, CheloAbing_2.0, whole genome shotgun sequence genome encodes:
- the LOC142047372 gene encoding uncharacterized protein LOC142047372, which produces MQSPENRKRAPAWTTEELLDLIAIWGEDSVLTELRSSKRNEKVFERISKSMIAKGYSRDSFQCRIKVKELRQAYQKTREGNGRSGVAPKTCRFYAELHAIFGGLATSRPSLIVDSDDLISVSTVAEDSAEGEDQEEGHEGDIADTTQLSITNSSQELFLTQDLTLQQANQATITESEAMEGTSAVQCSLLTTPSARLPKRQRKKRTRDEMFSEVMEVSHSNTAHHSDLKELIAKYKKDASDREDRRDARDERWREEDRQVEERWRKEDRQEDQRCREEDRRWRDGTLELLRDHTDILRRMLIVQEQQRGYRVPLQSMFNHPPSSPGSISPSRRRVRTRGGRLPAPAHSTPMESPTKRL; this is translated from the exons atgcagtctcctgagaatagaaaaagagctccagcatggaccacagaagagcttttggatctcattgctatctggggtgaggattcagtgctaacagaactccgttcgtcaaaacggaatgagaaagtatttgaaagaatttcaaagtctatgattgcaaaaggataCAGCAGGGACTCTTTCcaatgcaggattaaagtgaaagaactgagacaagcataccagaaaaccagagagggaaacgggagatctggagttgctcctaaaacatgcaggttctatgcagagctacatgcaatttttgggggcttggctaccagtcgcccatccttaatcgtggattcagatgacctgatttcagtttcaactgtggctgaggattctgcagagggggaagatcaggaagagggacatgagggagacattgctgataccacacagctctcaattaccaacagcagccaggagttgtttctgacccaagatttaaccttgcagcaggctaatcaagccactatcacagaaagtgaagccatggaagggaccagcg ctgtgcagtgttctttactcactaccccatctgccaggctacccaagagacagaggaaaaagagaacgagagacgaaatgttttccgaagtcatggaagtcagccacagtaacacagctcatcatagtgatttgaaggaactgatagcaaaatacaagaaagatgccagtgaccgggaggacaggagagacgctcgagatgagaggtggcgagaggaagaccggcaggtagaagagaggtggcgcaaggaagacaggcaggaagatcagaggtgcagggaggaagataggcgctggcgtgatggaacgctggagctgctgcgtgatcacactgatatcctcagacgcatgttgattgttcaggaacagcagcggggttacagagtgccactgcagtccatgtttaatcaccctccaagctccccaggttccatatctccctcacgcagacgtgttagaacgcgtgggggaaggcttcctgcaccagcacactccacccccatggagagcccaaccaaaaggctgtaa